The Motacilla alba alba isolate MOTALB_02 chromosome 14, Motacilla_alba_V1.0_pri, whole genome shotgun sequence genome includes a region encoding these proteins:
- the TELO2 gene encoding telomere length regulation protein TEL2 homolog isoform X1: MAAALEPPGPGLALHAGLESVLREAVTALGRAGEGLVAALGAVRAALAAAGGPAALGERERALFGAFLRGLARAPGAARPEGLWQRCFLEGPPGLVLCVLLEALGSAGSGLDPREIVGVLEQFLQQGRVSALLWEVCQPQAQAGCLELQGALLNKIVCLPEHVSNKLQGKNPPVFFPQNYFPLLGDAVLQVLEKICDSLRGGLDCSISFVSHVLGKVCVHGWQKEILGVLVPRLTDLTKSDCIWQRICWQLVERVPDRWMEAVVLGFVQRAPGADVLSRLLGNLVVKNKKAQFVVAQKMLLLQYGHTTAVLQNLLGYLSLDSVRRTLLLRVLQDLLETWSSSSAVKHSPVEQQLYISKAILICLSHLKEPEIASCRQELLTSMMEGVKCHLESSLPQLRRLGMVVAESISLNINTEGPVLKFEYEEDDETRELKSLLVQTPSFYVVPSLPDDDRSEKTGAALPLVPESNEKSYTAAPVMPDEESNAELDSDDDLIPYDMSEDKELKIKAPLYIRDCIEVLTGSRSEDVDKWEATVKALESLVRRNPAAAREVSVELAKILLHLEEKTRIEGFVELRQRAQVAVLTTDPIPVAKYLTSQFYSLNYSLRQRMDILDVLVLAAQELSCPKFHGETKHSGVQKPCIQLLPGSDSSKGWRRIVDERIKSKTRRFATGQSRVELASCPNEFNCVAGYFFFPLIQHFDRPLTTFDLLGEDHLVLGRLVHTLAVLMYLAVNTVAVTAMGKALLEFVWALRFHTDSYVRQGLLSCISSLLLSVPVERILADMTEELLETQSWLGDVMEKDPDGDCRRLALQNLLLMENLKKKLEAVPS, from the exons ATGGCGGCGGCACTAGAGCCGCCGGGGCCGGGACTCGCTCTCCATGCGGGGCTGGAGTCCGTCCTGCGAGAGGCCGTGACGGCTctgggccgggctggggaggggttGGTGGCGGCGCTGGGCGCGGTACGCGCCGCTCTGGCGGCAGCGGGCGGCCCAGCCGCCCTCGGAGAGCGGGAGCGGGCGCTGTTCGGCGCCTTTCTGCGCGGGCTGGCCCGGGCGCCTGGCGCGGCGCGGCCCGAGGGCCTGTGGCAGCGCTGCTTCCTGGAGGGCCCGCCCGGCCTTGTCCTCTGCGTCTTGCTGGAGGCCCTTGGTTCTGCGGG ctctggTCTTGACCCGAGGGAGATAGTTGGGGTCCTTGAGCAGTTTCTGCAGCAGGGCCGGGTGTCAGCGTTACTGTGGGAGGTGTGTCAGCCGCAGGCACAGGCAGGCTGCCTGGAACTGCAGGGTGCCCTGCTCAACAAGATCGTCTGTTTGCCCGAGCATGTGAGCAATAAACTCCAGGGGAAAAACCCACCAGTGTTCTTCCCACAGAACTACTTTCCTCTCCTGGGTGATGCAGTTCTCCAGGTGCTAGAGAAGATCTGTGACTCTCTGCGAG GTGGCTTGGACTGCTCCATCTCTTTTGTTTCTCATGTCCTGGGAAAGGTGTGTGTTCATGGATGGCAAA AGGAAATTCTAGGAGTTTTGGTGCCCCGCCTGACAGACCTCACCAAGTCAGACTGCATCTGGCAGAGGATATGCTGGCAGTTGGTGGAACGTGTGCCAGACCGCTGGATGGAAGCAGTGGTCCTTGGTTTTGTGCAGAGAGCACCTGG GGCAGATGTCTTGTCCAGATTGCTGGGTAACCTGGTTGTGAAGAACAAGAAGGCTCAGTTTGTGGTGGCACAGAAGATGCTACTCTTGCAATATGGCCACACG ACGGCAGTTCTGCAGAACCTCCTTGGCTACCTGTCCCTGGACAGCGTCCGGCGCACCTTGTTGCTCAGG GTGCTGCAGGACCTGTTGGagacctggagcagcagcagtgctgtgaaacACTCCccagtggagcagcagctgtacATTAGCAAGGCCATCCTCATCTGCCTCTCCCACCTGAAGGAGCCTGAAATTGCAAGCTGCAGACAAG AGCTTCTGACAAGCATGATGGAGGGTGTGAAATGCCACTTGGAGAGCAGTCTGCCGCAACTACGGCGTCTGGGCATGGTGGTGGCAGAGAGCATCAGCTTGAACATAAACACTGAGGGGCCTGTCCTGAAGTTTGAG TATGAAGAGGACGATGAAACAAGAGAATTGAAGTCCCTTCTGGTGCAGACTCCATCATTCTATGTTGTCCCCAGCCTTCCAGATGATGA CAGGAGTGAGAAAACAGGTGCTGCACTGCCATTGGTACCAGAGAGTAATGAGAAATCCTATACAGCAGCCCCTGTGATGCCGGATGAGGAGTCAAATGCTGAACTTGACAG tgatgATGACCTCATCCCTTATGACATGTCTGAGGATAAAGAGCTAAAAATTAAGGCTCCTCTATATATCCGAGACTGTATTGAAG TTCTGACTGGATCAAGATCTGAAGATGTGGACAAATGGGAAGCTACAGTCAAGGCACTTGAGAGCTTGGTTCGGAggaatccagcagcagcaagagag GTTAGTGTGGAGCTGGCAAAAATATTATTGCATCTGGAGGAGAAGACCCGCATTGAAGGCTTTGTGGAGCTCCGTCAAAGAGCTCAAGTAGCTGTTTTAACCACAGACCCAATACCT GTTGCAAAGTACTTGACCTCCCAGTTCTACTCTCTGAACTACAGTCTCCGTCAGCGCATGGACATCCTTGAT GTATTGGTTTTGGCAGCTCAGGAACTGTCCTGTCCCAAATTCCATGGGGAGACCAAGCATTCTGGTGTTCAAAAGCCTTGTattcagctccttcctggaAGTGACAGCTCTAAGGGCTGGAGAAGAATTGTTGATGAGAGAATCAAAAGCAAGACTCGGAGATTTGCTACG GGTCAGTCTCGTGTGGAACTGGCTTCCTGCCCAAACGAGTTTAATTGTGTTGCTGggtatttctttttcccattgaTTCAGCACTTTGACAG GCCTTTAACAACATTTGATCTTCTGGGAGAAGATCACTTAGTCCTTGGAAGACTGGTTCACACTTTAGCAGTCCTGATGTACTTGGCTGTCAACACTGTG GCAGTGACAGCAATGGGAAAGGCACTGCTGGAATTTGTTTGGGCACTGCGTTTCCACACGGACTC GTATGTGCGCCAGGGCCTTTTGTCCTGtatctcctccctgctcctcagtgTCCCTGTGGAACGGATTCTGGCAGACATGACAGAAGAGCTGTTGGAGACTCAGTCCTGGCTGGGAG
- the TELO2 gene encoding telomere length regulation protein TEL2 homolog isoform X2, translating to MAAALEPPGPGLALHAGLESVLREAVTALGRAGEGLVAALGAVRAALAAAGGPAALGERERALFGAFLRGLARAPGAARPEGLWQRCFLEGPPGLVLCVLLEALGSAGSGLDPREIVGVLEQFLQQGRVSALLWEVCQPQAQAGCLELQGALLNKIVCLPEHVSNKLQGKNPPVFFPQNYFPLLGDAVLQVLEKICDSLRGGLDCSISFVSHVLGKVCVHGWQKEILGVLVPRLTDLTKSDCIWQRICWQLVERVPDRWMEAVVLGFVQRAPGADVLSRLLGNLVVKNKKAQFVVAQKMLLLQYGHTTAVLQNLLGYLSLDSVRRTLLLRVLQDLLETWSSSSAVKHSPVEQQLYISKAILICLSHLKEPEIASCRQELLTSMMEGVKCHLESSLPQLRRLGMVVAESISLNINTEGPVLKFEYEEDDETRELKSLLVQTPSFYVVPSLPDDESEKTGAALPLVPESNEKSYTAAPVMPDEESNAELDSDDDLIPYDMSEDKELKIKAPLYIRDCIEVLTGSRSEDVDKWEATVKALESLVRRNPAAAREVSVELAKILLHLEEKTRIEGFVELRQRAQVAVLTTDPIPVAKYLTSQFYSLNYSLRQRMDILDVLVLAAQELSCPKFHGETKHSGVQKPCIQLLPGSDSSKGWRRIVDERIKSKTRRFATGQSRVELASCPNEFNCVAGYFFFPLIQHFDRPLTTFDLLGEDHLVLGRLVHTLAVLMYLAVNTVAVTAMGKALLEFVWALRFHTDSYVRQGLLSCISSLLLSVPVERILADMTEELLETQSWLGDVMEKDPDGDCRRLALQNLLLMENLKKKLEAVPS from the exons ATGGCGGCGGCACTAGAGCCGCCGGGGCCGGGACTCGCTCTCCATGCGGGGCTGGAGTCCGTCCTGCGAGAGGCCGTGACGGCTctgggccgggctggggaggggttGGTGGCGGCGCTGGGCGCGGTACGCGCCGCTCTGGCGGCAGCGGGCGGCCCAGCCGCCCTCGGAGAGCGGGAGCGGGCGCTGTTCGGCGCCTTTCTGCGCGGGCTGGCCCGGGCGCCTGGCGCGGCGCGGCCCGAGGGCCTGTGGCAGCGCTGCTTCCTGGAGGGCCCGCCCGGCCTTGTCCTCTGCGTCTTGCTGGAGGCCCTTGGTTCTGCGGG ctctggTCTTGACCCGAGGGAGATAGTTGGGGTCCTTGAGCAGTTTCTGCAGCAGGGCCGGGTGTCAGCGTTACTGTGGGAGGTGTGTCAGCCGCAGGCACAGGCAGGCTGCCTGGAACTGCAGGGTGCCCTGCTCAACAAGATCGTCTGTTTGCCCGAGCATGTGAGCAATAAACTCCAGGGGAAAAACCCACCAGTGTTCTTCCCACAGAACTACTTTCCTCTCCTGGGTGATGCAGTTCTCCAGGTGCTAGAGAAGATCTGTGACTCTCTGCGAG GTGGCTTGGACTGCTCCATCTCTTTTGTTTCTCATGTCCTGGGAAAGGTGTGTGTTCATGGATGGCAAA AGGAAATTCTAGGAGTTTTGGTGCCCCGCCTGACAGACCTCACCAAGTCAGACTGCATCTGGCAGAGGATATGCTGGCAGTTGGTGGAACGTGTGCCAGACCGCTGGATGGAAGCAGTGGTCCTTGGTTTTGTGCAGAGAGCACCTGG GGCAGATGTCTTGTCCAGATTGCTGGGTAACCTGGTTGTGAAGAACAAGAAGGCTCAGTTTGTGGTGGCACAGAAGATGCTACTCTTGCAATATGGCCACACG ACGGCAGTTCTGCAGAACCTCCTTGGCTACCTGTCCCTGGACAGCGTCCGGCGCACCTTGTTGCTCAGG GTGCTGCAGGACCTGTTGGagacctggagcagcagcagtgctgtgaaacACTCCccagtggagcagcagctgtacATTAGCAAGGCCATCCTCATCTGCCTCTCCCACCTGAAGGAGCCTGAAATTGCAAGCTGCAGACAAG AGCTTCTGACAAGCATGATGGAGGGTGTGAAATGCCACTTGGAGAGCAGTCTGCCGCAACTACGGCGTCTGGGCATGGTGGTGGCAGAGAGCATCAGCTTGAACATAAACACTGAGGGGCCTGTCCTGAAGTTTGAG TATGAAGAGGACGATGAAACAAGAGAATTGAAGTCCCTTCTGGTGCAGACTCCATCATTCTATGTTGTCCCCAGCCTTCCAGATGATGA GAGTGAGAAAACAGGTGCTGCACTGCCATTGGTACCAGAGAGTAATGAGAAATCCTATACAGCAGCCCCTGTGATGCCGGATGAGGAGTCAAATGCTGAACTTGACAG tgatgATGACCTCATCCCTTATGACATGTCTGAGGATAAAGAGCTAAAAATTAAGGCTCCTCTATATATCCGAGACTGTATTGAAG TTCTGACTGGATCAAGATCTGAAGATGTGGACAAATGGGAAGCTACAGTCAAGGCACTTGAGAGCTTGGTTCGGAggaatccagcagcagcaagagag GTTAGTGTGGAGCTGGCAAAAATATTATTGCATCTGGAGGAGAAGACCCGCATTGAAGGCTTTGTGGAGCTCCGTCAAAGAGCTCAAGTAGCTGTTTTAACCACAGACCCAATACCT GTTGCAAAGTACTTGACCTCCCAGTTCTACTCTCTGAACTACAGTCTCCGTCAGCGCATGGACATCCTTGAT GTATTGGTTTTGGCAGCTCAGGAACTGTCCTGTCCCAAATTCCATGGGGAGACCAAGCATTCTGGTGTTCAAAAGCCTTGTattcagctccttcctggaAGTGACAGCTCTAAGGGCTGGAGAAGAATTGTTGATGAGAGAATCAAAAGCAAGACTCGGAGATTTGCTACG GGTCAGTCTCGTGTGGAACTGGCTTCCTGCCCAAACGAGTTTAATTGTGTTGCTGggtatttctttttcccattgaTTCAGCACTTTGACAG GCCTTTAACAACATTTGATCTTCTGGGAGAAGATCACTTAGTCCTTGGAAGACTGGTTCACACTTTAGCAGTCCTGATGTACTTGGCTGTCAACACTGTG GCAGTGACAGCAATGGGAAAGGCACTGCTGGAATTTGTTTGGGCACTGCGTTTCCACACGGACTC GTATGTGCGCCAGGGCCTTTTGTCCTGtatctcctccctgctcctcagtgTCCCTGTGGAACGGATTCTGGCAGACATGACAGAAGAGCTGTTGGAGACTCAGTCCTGGCTGGGAG
- the TELO2 gene encoding telomere length regulation protein TEL2 homolog isoform X3 — protein MEAVVLGFVQRAPGADVLSRLLGNLVVKNKKAQFVVAQKMLLLQYGHTTAVLQNLLGYLSLDSVRRTLLLRVLQDLLETWSSSSAVKHSPVEQQLYISKAILICLSHLKEPEIASCRQELLTSMMEGVKCHLESSLPQLRRLGMVVAESISLNINTEGPVLKFEYEEDDETRELKSLLVQTPSFYVVPSLPDDDRSEKTGAALPLVPESNEKSYTAAPVMPDEESNAELDSDDDLIPYDMSEDKELKIKAPLYIRDCIEVLTGSRSEDVDKWEATVKALESLVRRNPAAAREVSVELAKILLHLEEKTRIEGFVELRQRAQVAVLTTDPIPVAKYLTSQFYSLNYSLRQRMDILDVLVLAAQELSCPKFHGETKHSGVQKPCIQLLPGSDSSKGWRRIVDERIKSKTRRFATGQSRVELASCPNEFNCVAGYFFFPLIQHFDRPLTTFDLLGEDHLVLGRLVHTLAVLMYLAVNTVAVTAMGKALLEFVWALRFHTDSYVRQGLLSCISSLLLSVPVERILADMTEELLETQSWLGDVMEKDPDGDCRRLALQNLLLMENLKKKLEAVPS, from the exons ATGGAAGCAGTGGTCCTTGGTTTTGTGCAGAGAGCACCTGG GGCAGATGTCTTGTCCAGATTGCTGGGTAACCTGGTTGTGAAGAACAAGAAGGCTCAGTTTGTGGTGGCACAGAAGATGCTACTCTTGCAATATGGCCACACG ACGGCAGTTCTGCAGAACCTCCTTGGCTACCTGTCCCTGGACAGCGTCCGGCGCACCTTGTTGCTCAGG GTGCTGCAGGACCTGTTGGagacctggagcagcagcagtgctgtgaaacACTCCccagtggagcagcagctgtacATTAGCAAGGCCATCCTCATCTGCCTCTCCCACCTGAAGGAGCCTGAAATTGCAAGCTGCAGACAAG AGCTTCTGACAAGCATGATGGAGGGTGTGAAATGCCACTTGGAGAGCAGTCTGCCGCAACTACGGCGTCTGGGCATGGTGGTGGCAGAGAGCATCAGCTTGAACATAAACACTGAGGGGCCTGTCCTGAAGTTTGAG TATGAAGAGGACGATGAAACAAGAGAATTGAAGTCCCTTCTGGTGCAGACTCCATCATTCTATGTTGTCCCCAGCCTTCCAGATGATGA CAGGAGTGAGAAAACAGGTGCTGCACTGCCATTGGTACCAGAGAGTAATGAGAAATCCTATACAGCAGCCCCTGTGATGCCGGATGAGGAGTCAAATGCTGAACTTGACAG tgatgATGACCTCATCCCTTATGACATGTCTGAGGATAAAGAGCTAAAAATTAAGGCTCCTCTATATATCCGAGACTGTATTGAAG TTCTGACTGGATCAAGATCTGAAGATGTGGACAAATGGGAAGCTACAGTCAAGGCACTTGAGAGCTTGGTTCGGAggaatccagcagcagcaagagag GTTAGTGTGGAGCTGGCAAAAATATTATTGCATCTGGAGGAGAAGACCCGCATTGAAGGCTTTGTGGAGCTCCGTCAAAGAGCTCAAGTAGCTGTTTTAACCACAGACCCAATACCT GTTGCAAAGTACTTGACCTCCCAGTTCTACTCTCTGAACTACAGTCTCCGTCAGCGCATGGACATCCTTGAT GTATTGGTTTTGGCAGCTCAGGAACTGTCCTGTCCCAAATTCCATGGGGAGACCAAGCATTCTGGTGTTCAAAAGCCTTGTattcagctccttcctggaAGTGACAGCTCTAAGGGCTGGAGAAGAATTGTTGATGAGAGAATCAAAAGCAAGACTCGGAGATTTGCTACG GGTCAGTCTCGTGTGGAACTGGCTTCCTGCCCAAACGAGTTTAATTGTGTTGCTGggtatttctttttcccattgaTTCAGCACTTTGACAG GCCTTTAACAACATTTGATCTTCTGGGAGAAGATCACTTAGTCCTTGGAAGACTGGTTCACACTTTAGCAGTCCTGATGTACTTGGCTGTCAACACTGTG GCAGTGACAGCAATGGGAAAGGCACTGCTGGAATTTGTTTGGGCACTGCGTTTCCACACGGACTC GTATGTGCGCCAGGGCCTTTTGTCCTGtatctcctccctgctcctcagtgTCCCTGTGGAACGGATTCTGGCAGACATGACAGAAGAGCTGTTGGAGACTCAGTCCTGGCTGGGAG
- the RNPS1 gene encoding RNA-binding protein with serine-rich domain 1, giving the protein MTPSPRAAAAPSRPFASFSRDGRGAAAAPEMAPSPTKRKDRSEEKSKDRSKDKAAAKESSEKDRGRDKTRKRRSASSGSSSTRSRSSSTSSSGSSSSTGSSSGSSSSSASSRSGSSSTSRSSSSSSSSGSPSPSRRRHDNRRRSRSKSKPPKRDEKERKRRSPSPRPTKVHVGRLTRNVTKDHIMEIFSTYGKIKMIDMPVDRLNPHLSKGYAYVEFENPDDAEKALKHMDGGQIDGQEITATAVLAPRPRPPPRRFSPPRRMLPPPPMWRRSPPRMRRRSRSPRRRSPVRRRSRSRSPGRRRHRSRSSSNSSR; this is encoded by the exons ATGACGCCATCACCgcgcgccgccgctgccccaTCCCGCCCGTTCGCGTCATTCTCGCGCGACGGGCGCGGAGCAGCGGCGGCGCCGGAGAT GGCTCCCTCACCAACCAAGCGCAAGGACAGGTCAGAAGAGAAATCGAAGGACCGGTCCAAGGATAAAGCAGCTGCTAAGGAATCGAGTGAAAAGGATCGTGGTCGGGACAAAACACGCAAAAGACGCAGTGCCTCCAGCGGGAGCAGCAGTACAAG ATCGCGTTCCAGCTCAACTTCCAGCTCGGGGTCCAGTTCCAGCACTGGTTCTAGCAGTGGCTCAAGTTCCTCTTCTGCCTCTAGCCGCTCTGGGAGCTCCAGCACCTCACGCAGTTCCAGTTCGAGCAGCTCTTCTGGCTCTCCCAGTCCTTCTCGACGGAGACATGACAACAGAAGACGGTCCCGCTCCAA GTCCAAACCACCCAAGAGAGATGAAAAGGAGCGGAAGAGGCGGAGCCCATCACCTAGACCCACAAAAGTGCATGTTGGAAGGCTCACTAGAAATGTGACGAAG gatCACATCATGGAAATTTTTTCTACttatggaaaaattaaaatgatcgACATGCCAGTTGACAGGCTAAACCCACACCTCTCCAAAGGTTATGCTTATGTGGAGTTTGAAAACCCAGATGATGCTGAGAAAGCCCTGAAACACATGGATGGAG GCCAGATTGACGGTCAGGAGatcacagccacagctgtgctggcaccacGGCCTCGACCACCTCCCAGACGCTTCAGCCCCCCCAGGAGGATGCTGCCACCGCCGCCGATGTGGCGCAGGTCCCCCCCTCGCatgaggaggag GTCCCGCTCTCCTCGGCGCAGGTCCCCTGTTCGCCGGCGATCCCGATCCAGGTCTCCCGGGCGAAGGCGCCATCGCAGCCGCTCCAGCTCAAACTCCTCAAGATAA